A window of Streptomyces gilvosporeus contains these coding sequences:
- a CDS encoding NAD(P)H-binding protein, whose translation MILVTGANGHLGAATLAALRARGVAATGGSRTPGAGMRRLDFDDRAGLDLAGVSTLVLISAGYAEDDQVVGRHAAVLDAAVRDGVRHVVYTSLTGAGDHLGFALAHRATERLVRASGLPWTILRNGLYAELFGGLLTWADSGVESAFGDGALAAVAREDLADAAAIVAANPVPHDGRVHDLVGTPITAGQVADRLGVHHRTITLAEYRRRLTEAPDLLPFQPPMLASIATSIRHGFLGDTAPDLANLLGRPVRDPLATAVAAASLTRVGAGG comes from the coding sequence ATGATCTTGGTGACCGGAGCGAACGGACATCTCGGCGCTGCCACTCTTGCGGCCCTGCGTGCCCGCGGCGTCGCCGCGACGGGCGGCAGCCGCACGCCGGGCGCGGGAATGCGGCGTCTCGACTTCGACGACCGTGCGGGCCTCGACCTCGCCGGTGTGTCGACCCTGGTGCTGATCTCCGCCGGCTATGCCGAGGACGACCAGGTCGTCGGGCGTCACGCAGCGGTCCTCGACGCCGCGGTCCGGGACGGCGTCCGCCACGTCGTCTACACGAGCCTGACCGGCGCCGGCGACCATCTCGGTTTCGCGCTCGCGCACCGTGCGACCGAACGCCTCGTCCGGGCAAGCGGATTGCCCTGGACGATCCTGCGCAACGGCCTCTACGCCGAACTCTTCGGCGGCCTGCTGACGTGGGCCGACAGCGGTGTGGAGTCGGCGTTCGGGGACGGCGCCCTGGCCGCGGTCGCCCGGGAGGATCTCGCCGATGCCGCGGCGATCGTGGCGGCGAATCCGGTACCGCACGACGGGCGCGTCCACGACCTCGTAGGCACGCCGATCACGGCGGGCCAGGTGGCCGACCGGCTCGGAGTCCACCACCGCACCATCACCCTGGCCGAATACCGGCGCAGACTCACCGAAGCGCCGGACCTGCTGCCCTTCCAGCCCCCCATGCTCGCCTCCATCGCCACCAGCATCCGCCACGGCTTCCTGGGCGACACCGCCCCCGACCTCGCGAACCTCCTCGGCCGCCCGGTCCGCGACCCACTGGCGACGGCGGTTGCCGCGGCGTCGCTCACGAGGGTGGGGGCGGGCGGGTAG
- a CDS encoding MerR family transcriptional regulator, producing the protein MGYSVGQVAGFAGVTVRTLHHYDEIGLFQPGERSRAGHRRYGDEDLDRLQQILFYRELGFPLDEVAALLDDPDADPREHLRRQHDLLTARIEKLQRMAAAVEHAMEARKMGINLTPEEKFEVFGDFDPDDYEEEVRERWGHTEAYQASQRAAASYTKEDWRRLREGFDAIHQKMADLLAQGVAADSEAAMDVAEEHRRFISGGYYDCTYEMHTGLGEMYVADERFTATYEAIRPGLAVYMRDAMLANAVRHA; encoded by the coding sequence GTGGGCTATTCGGTGGGACAGGTCGCGGGGTTCGCCGGGGTGACGGTGCGGACCTTGCACCACTACGACGAGATCGGACTGTTCCAGCCCGGCGAACGCAGCCGCGCGGGCCACCGGCGCTACGGCGACGAGGACCTGGACCGGCTCCAGCAGATCCTGTTCTACCGGGAGCTCGGCTTCCCGCTCGACGAGGTCGCGGCCCTGCTCGACGACCCGGACGCGGACCCGCGGGAACACCTGCGGCGCCAGCACGACCTGCTGACCGCCCGGATCGAGAAGCTTCAGCGGATGGCCGCGGCCGTCGAACACGCCATGGAGGCACGCAAGATGGGCATCAACCTCACGCCCGAGGAGAAGTTCGAGGTGTTCGGGGACTTCGACCCCGATGACTATGAGGAGGAGGTCAGGGAGCGCTGGGGCCATACCGAGGCGTACCAGGCGTCGCAGCGGGCGGCGGCCTCGTACACGAAGGAGGACTGGCGGCGGCTGAGGGAGGGGTTCGACGCCATCCACCAGAAGATGGCCGATCTGCTGGCGCAGGGTGTGGCGGCGGATTCCGAGGCGGCGATGGACGTGGCCGAGGAGCACCGGCGGTTCATCAGCGGTGGCTACTACGACTGCACGTACGAGATGCACACGGGGCTGGGGGAGATGTATGTGGCCGATGAGCGGTTCACGGCGACGTACGAGGCGATCCGGCCGGGGCTTGCCGTGTACATGAGGGACGCGATGCTGGCCAATGCCGTACGGCACGCGTGA
- a CDS encoding DedA family protein translates to MNTLALGPQWLDPDYLISTFGLIGVLVIVFAESGLLIGFFLPGDALLFTTGLLVTTNAIHAPLWAVCGLVLLAAVLGDQVGYLFGRKVGPSLFKRPDSRLFKQENVEKAHEFFEKYGPKSLILARFVPIVRTFTPIIAGVSRMNYRSFLTFNLVGGALWGVGVTVLGSLLGNIPFVHKNIEAILIAIVLVSVIPIAIEFLRARSKAKKEAAAGVPAPQRPLADRPQAAADGRRGRHAKR, encoded by the coding sequence GTGAATACTCTCGCGCTCGGCCCTCAATGGCTGGACCCGGACTATCTGATCTCCACGTTCGGCCTGATCGGCGTCCTGGTCATCGTCTTCGCGGAGTCCGGCCTGCTGATCGGCTTCTTCCTGCCGGGTGACGCCCTGCTGTTCACCACGGGGCTGCTGGTGACGACGAATGCGATCCATGCGCCGCTGTGGGCGGTGTGCGGGCTCGTCCTGCTGGCCGCGGTCCTCGGCGACCAGGTGGGCTATCTCTTCGGCCGCAAGGTGGGGCCCTCGCTGTTCAAGCGCCCCGACTCGCGCCTGTTCAAGCAGGAAAACGTCGAGAAAGCGCATGAATTCTTCGAGAAGTACGGGCCCAAGTCGCTGATCCTCGCCCGCTTCGTGCCGATCGTGCGGACCTTCACGCCGATCATCGCGGGCGTGAGCCGGATGAACTACCGCTCCTTCCTCACCTTCAACCTCGTCGGCGGCGCGCTGTGGGGCGTGGGCGTGACGGTGCTGGGCTCCCTGCTGGGCAACATCCCGTTCGTCCACAAGAACATCGAGGCCATCCTGATCGCGATCGTGCTGGTCTCCGTGATCCCGATCGCGATCGAGTTCCTGCGGGCCCGCAGCAAGGCCAAGAAGGAGGCCGCGGCCGGCGTGCCCGCCCCGCAGCGCCCCCTCGCCGACCGGCCGCAGGCCGCCGCCGACGGCCGCCGAGGGCGGCACGCCAAGCGGTAG
- a CDS encoding winged helix-turn-helix transcriptional regulator, protein MSLTHTGVTTAAADLDPCARADHPDCGIRDVLDRIGDKWSVLVIVELAGGPRRFRELQRAIDGISQRMLTLTVRRLERDGLVLRTVYPTVPARVDYRLTETGTGLTHLVKALADWSLAHRAVIAEARQAYDRTHPDHDIR, encoded by the coding sequence ATGTCACTCACGCACACCGGGGTAACCACCGCCGCCGCCGACCTCGACCCCTGCGCCCGCGCGGACCACCCCGACTGCGGCATCCGCGACGTCCTGGACCGCATCGGGGACAAGTGGTCGGTGCTCGTGATCGTCGAACTCGCGGGCGGTCCGCGCAGGTTCCGCGAACTGCAGCGCGCCATCGACGGCATCTCCCAGCGCATGCTCACCCTCACCGTGCGCAGGCTCGAACGCGACGGCCTCGTGCTGCGCACCGTGTACCCGACCGTCCCGGCCCGGGTCGACTACCGCCTGACCGAGACCGGTACGGGACTGACCCACCTGGTCAAGGCGCTCGCCGACTGGTCGCTCGCCCACCGTGCCGTCATCGCCGAGGCACGGCAGGCGTACGACCGGACCCACCCCGACCACGACATCCGGTAG
- a CDS encoding YbjQ family protein: MGIEEYGGGQPSQADVLVVTTNDVPGFHVDRVIGEVFGLTVRSRHLGSQIGAGLKSMIGGELRGLTKTLVETRNQAMERLVEQARSRGANGVLMFRFDVTEAADVGTEVCAYGTAVVLAPMS, translated from the coding sequence ATGGGCATCGAGGAATACGGCGGCGGGCAGCCGTCCCAGGCCGACGTCCTGGTGGTCACCACCAACGACGTCCCGGGCTTCCACGTGGATCGCGTCATCGGCGAGGTCTTCGGCCTCACCGTGCGCTCCCGCCACCTCGGCAGCCAGATCGGCGCCGGCCTGAAGTCCATGATCGGCGGCGAGCTGCGGGGCCTGACCAAAACCCTCGTCGAGACCCGCAACCAGGCCATGGAACGGCTCGTGGAGCAGGCCCGTTCCCGCGGCGCGAACGGGGTGCTGATGTTCCGCTTCGACGTCACGGAGGCCGCGGACGTGGGCACGGAGGTCTGCGCCTACGGGACGGCCGTCGTCCTGGCCCCCATGAGCTGA
- a CDS encoding threonine/serine ThrE exporter family protein, with protein sequence MAVDPQRGQRGSGGPGGGNGGGGPADQGAGEDRKPQSDEAHSAFTPPLGVPYPPVPEEEHPTSEFALPQGLKPEPPTEQEGSAFAPPGSTTGQTPLPVGATAMSAFTPPHGIPVIRLTKEAPWQDRMRTMLRMPVHERPVPERIERGGEETGPAIPRVLDLTLRIGEILLAGGEGAEDVEAAMFGVAHAYGLERVEPTVTFTLLSISYQPSLVDDPLTASRTVRRRGVDYNRLSAVFRLVDDITSEGITLEEAYRGLAEIRRNRHPYPSWALTLASGLLSGAASMLVGGGALVFVAAAVGSMLGDRLAWLASGRGLPEFYQFVVAAMPPAAVGLAFGLAHSTVSASAVITGGLFALIPGRALVAGVQDGLTGYYITASARLLEVGYLVVGIVVGVLSVLYVGLQLNPALRHLNPEQSFSLYNQPPVQIMASMLLALAFCVLLQQERHTVAFATINGGVAWVVYGALAVTAGFNEVPATAIAAGLVGLFGQLLSRYRYASALPYVTAAIGPLLPGSATYFGLLNFAQGHLIDGFSKLIKAASLALAIAVGVNLGSEVARLFLRAPIEEPGGGRRAAKRTRGF encoded by the coding sequence GTGGCGGTGGACCCACAGCGCGGCCAGCGCGGCAGCGGCGGCCCGGGCGGCGGCAACGGTGGCGGTGGCCCTGCGGACCAGGGCGCGGGCGAGGACCGTAAACCGCAGTCGGACGAGGCGCACAGCGCCTTCACACCACCGCTGGGAGTGCCGTATCCGCCGGTCCCGGAGGAGGAGCACCCGACCTCCGAATTCGCGCTGCCGCAGGGGCTGAAGCCGGAACCGCCGACCGAGCAGGAGGGGTCGGCGTTCGCGCCGCCGGGCAGCACGACCGGGCAGACCCCGCTGCCGGTCGGCGCGACCGCGATGAGCGCCTTCACCCCGCCGCACGGCATACCCGTCATCCGCCTCACCAAGGAGGCCCCCTGGCAGGACCGGATGCGCACCATGCTGCGGATGCCGGTCCACGAGCGGCCGGTGCCCGAGCGCATCGAGCGGGGCGGCGAGGAGACCGGCCCGGCCATTCCCCGGGTGCTCGACCTGACCCTGCGTATCGGCGAGATCCTGCTGGCCGGCGGCGAGGGCGCGGAGGACGTCGAGGCCGCGATGTTCGGCGTGGCGCACGCCTACGGGCTGGAGCGGGTCGAGCCGACCGTCACCTTCACCCTGCTGTCGATCTCGTACCAGCCCTCGCTGGTGGACGATCCGCTCACGGCCAGCCGGACGGTGCGGCGCCGGGGCGTCGACTACAACCGGCTGTCGGCGGTCTTCCGGCTCGTCGACGACATCACCTCCGAGGGCATCACCCTGGAGGAGGCCTACCGCGGCCTGGCCGAGATTCGCCGTAACCGCCACCCGTACCCGAGTTGGGCGCTGACCCTGGCCTCCGGGCTGCTGTCGGGCGCCGCCTCGATGCTCGTCGGCGGCGGGGCGCTGGTGTTCGTCGCGGCCGCGGTGGGCTCGATGCTGGGCGACCGGCTGGCGTGGCTGGCGTCCGGGCGCGGGCTGCCGGAGTTCTACCAGTTCGTCGTCGCGGCGATGCCGCCCGCCGCGGTGGGCCTGGCCTTCGGGCTGGCGCACTCCACCGTCTCGGCGTCCGCCGTGATCACCGGTGGGCTGTTCGCGCTGATCCCGGGGCGGGCGCTGGTCGCCGGCGTCCAGGACGGCCTGACCGGCTACTACATCACCGCCTCCGCCCGTCTGCTGGAAGTCGGCTATCTGGTCGTCGGCATCGTCGTCGGCGTGCTGTCGGTGCTCTACGTCGGACTTCAGCTCAACCCCGCCCTGAGGCACCTCAACCCGGAGCAGTCGTTCTCGCTCTACAACCAGCCGCCGGTGCAGATCATGGCGTCGATGCTGCTGGCGCTGGCGTTCTGCGTGCTGCTCCAGCAGGAACGTCACACCGTGGCGTTCGCGACGATAAACGGCGGGGTCGCCTGGGTCGTCTACGGCGCCCTCGCGGTCACCGCCGGCTTCAACGAGGTACCCGCCACGGCCATCGCCGCCGGGCTCGTCGGCCTCTTCGGCCAGCTGCTGTCCCGTTACCGCTACGCCTCCGCGCTGCCGTACGTCACCGCGGCCATCGGCCCGCTGCTGCCCGGTAGCGCGACCTATTTCGGGCTGCTGAACTTCGCCCAGGGCCATCTGATCGACGGCTTCTCGAAGCTCATCAAGGCCGCCTCGCTGGCGCTGGCCATCGCCGTCGGCGTGAACCTCGGAAGCGAGGTGGCGCGGCTCTTCCTGCGGGCCCCGATCGAGGAGCCGGGCGGCGGCCGCCGGGCGGCGAAGCGGACCCGCGGCTTCTAG
- the dacB gene encoding D-alanyl-D-alanine carboxypeptidase/D-alanyl-D-alanine-endopeptidase, translated as MPETRSWQVKVGGWGRSAARAVAGAGKGTAEFVADEWFFARQWWRKMPRERKRTWQLAAGSAVSGLAVAAGAIAVSGPWDAGQRTAERTLAAAADNSNGGHHDAEGRAVPHAPPVLAALGSPVSGRGAAPVPTAAGLADALAPLLKAPELGPLRSASVVDVATGREVFGVKQGTPATPASTVKLATAVAALSLLGPDHRIDTTVVAAGAKRIVLVGGGDPTLTARPVRTGFGDQPASLRTLADDTARALKRRKTTTIALGYDTSAYTGPALHPIGRNENLAPVTALMADEGRLDRSDHGTAPRAGDPAAAAARTFAGLLHQRGITVSGAPKSARAPKNADRLAVARSLPLGALVERMLTNSDNDIAEALARQTALAAGRPVSFAGGGDAVRAALAARHLPLAGTAFKDGSGLNRDDKVSAGLLSHLLLDASSPANPTLRPVVTGLPVAAFTGTLSGRYAHTAGAGAVRAKTGTLTGVNTLAGTVVDADGRLLVFAFMTSGTTDPAGAQKALDSLATSVANCGCR; from the coding sequence GTGCCGGAGACCAGGTCATGGCAGGTCAAAGTGGGCGGCTGGGGCCGGTCCGCGGCGAGGGCGGTGGCCGGCGCGGGAAAGGGAACCGCGGAGTTCGTCGCCGACGAGTGGTTCTTCGCGCGCCAGTGGTGGCGCAAGATGCCGCGCGAGCGCAAGCGGACGTGGCAGCTGGCGGCCGGCTCCGCGGTGAGCGGCCTCGCGGTCGCCGCCGGCGCCATCGCGGTGTCCGGGCCCTGGGACGCCGGCCAGCGCACGGCCGAGCGGACGCTGGCGGCCGCGGCCGACAACAGCAACGGCGGGCACCACGACGCGGAGGGCCGGGCGGTGCCCCATGCGCCGCCGGTCCTGGCCGCGCTGGGCAGCCCCGTCTCCGGACGCGGCGCCGCCCCCGTACCCACCGCGGCCGGGCTGGCCGATGCGCTGGCACCGCTCCTGAAGGCCCCCGAACTCGGCCCCCTGCGCAGCGCCTCCGTCGTGGACGTCGCCACCGGCCGCGAGGTCTTCGGCGTCAAGCAGGGCACGCCGGCGACCCCCGCCTCGACCGTGAAGCTCGCCACCGCCGTGGCCGCGCTCTCCCTCCTCGGCCCCGACCACCGCATCGACACCACGGTCGTCGCCGCCGGCGCCAAGCGCATCGTCCTGGTGGGCGGCGGCGACCCCACCCTCACCGCCCGCCCGGTCCGCACGGGCTTCGGCGACCAGCCCGCGAGCCTGCGCACCCTGGCCGACGACACCGCCCGCGCCCTCAAGCGCCGCAAGACCACCACCATCGCGCTCGGCTACGACACCTCGGCCTACACCGGCCCGGCCCTGCACCCCATCGGCCGCAACGAGAACCTCGCCCCCGTCACGGCCCTGATGGCCGACGAGGGCCGCCTGGACCGCTCCGACCACGGCACCGCACCCCGCGCGGGCGACCCGGCGGCCGCCGCGGCCCGCACCTTCGCCGGCCTGCTGCACCAGCGCGGCATCACCGTCAGCGGCGCCCCCAAGTCCGCCCGGGCGCCCAAGAACGCCGACCGCCTCGCCGTTGCCCGCTCGCTGCCCCTCGGCGCCCTCGTGGAGCGGATGCTGACCAACAGCGACAACGACATCGCCGAGGCGCTGGCCCGCCAGACCGCGCTCGCCGCCGGCCGTCCCGTCAGCTTCGCGGGCGGCGGCGACGCCGTCCGCGCCGCGCTCGCCGCCCGCCATCTGCCCCTGGCCGGCACCGCGTTCAAGGACGGCAGCGGCCTCAACCGCGACGACAAGGTCTCCGCCGGCCTCCTCTCCCACCTGCTGCTGGACGCCTCCTCGCCCGCCAACCCCACGCTCCGCCCCGTCGTCACGGGACTCCCCGTGGCCGCCTTCACCGGCACCCTCAGCGGCCGCTACGCCCACACCGCCGGCGCCGGCGCCGTACGCGCCAAGACCGGCACCCTGACCGGCGTGAACACCCTCGCCGGAACCGTCGTCGACGCCGACGGCCGCCTCCTGGTCTTCGCGTTCATGACCAGCGGCACGACCGACCCCGCGGGGGCGCAGAAGGCCCTGGACAGCCTGGCCACTAGCGTGGCCAATTGCGGGTGTCGTTAG
- a CDS encoding inorganic diphosphatase encodes MEFDVTIEIPKGSRNKYEVDHETGRIRLDRRLFTSTSYPADYGFVEDTLGEDGDPLDALVILDEPTFPGCLIKCRAIGMFRMTDEAGGDDKLLCVPASDPRVEHLRDIHHVSEFDRLEIQHFFEVYKDLEPGKSVEGANWVGRTDAEAEIERSYKRYEAQGGH; translated from the coding sequence GTGGAGTTCGACGTCACCATCGAGATCCCGAAGGGTTCGCGGAACAAGTACGAGGTGGACCACGAGACCGGTCGGATCCGCCTGGACCGTCGACTTTTCACCTCGACCAGCTACCCGGCCGACTACGGCTTCGTCGAGGACACCCTGGGCGAGGACGGCGATCCGCTGGACGCCCTGGTCATCCTGGACGAGCCGACCTTCCCCGGCTGCCTGATCAAGTGCCGCGCCATCGGTATGTTCCGGATGACGGACGAGGCCGGCGGCGACGACAAGCTGCTGTGCGTCCCGGCGTCCGACCCGCGTGTGGAGCACCTGCGCGACATCCACCACGTGTCGGAGTTCGACCGCCTGGAGATCCAGCACTTCTTCGAGGTCTACAAGGACCTGGAGCCGGGCAAGTCCGTCGAGGGCGCGAACTGGGTCGGCCGTACCGACGCCGAGGCGGAGATCGAGCGTTCCTACAAGCGCTACGAGGCGCAGGGCGGCCACTGA
- the hpt gene encoding hypoxanthine phosphoribosyltransferase — protein sequence MGADLQSVLISKEEIDAKLAELAAKIDAEYAGKDLLIVGVLKGAVMVMADLARALSTPVTMDWMAVSSYGAGTQSSGVVRILKDLDTDIKGKHVLIVEDIIDSGLTLSWLLSNLGSREPASLEVCTLLRKPDAAKVAIDVKWIGFDIPNEFVVGYGLDFAEKYRNLPFVGTLAPHVYGG from the coding sequence ATGGGCGCCGACCTTCAGTCGGTACTCATCAGCAAAGAAGAGATCGACGCGAAGCTGGCCGAGCTGGCCGCGAAGATCGACGCGGAGTACGCGGGCAAGGACCTGCTCATCGTCGGCGTCCTCAAGGGCGCCGTGATGGTGATGGCGGACCTGGCGCGTGCCCTGTCCACCCCCGTCACGATGGACTGGATGGCCGTGTCCTCCTACGGCGCGGGCACCCAGTCCTCCGGTGTCGTCCGCATCCTCAAGGACCTGGACACCGACATCAAGGGCAAGCACGTCCTGATCGTCGAGGACATCATCGACTCGGGCCTGACCCTGTCGTGGCTGCTGTCGAACCTGGGCTCGCGCGAGCCGGCCTCCCTGGAGGTCTGCACGCTGCTGCGCAAGCCCGACGCGGCGAAGGTCGCCATCGATGTGAAGTGGATCGGCTTCGACATTCCCAACGAATTCGTCGTCGGTTACGGGCTGGATTTCGCGGAGAAGTACCGCAATCTGCCGTTCGTGGGTACCCTCGCGCCACACGTCTACGGCGGCTGA
- a CDS encoding zinc-dependent metalloprotease, with protein MTRIGGTEMVDWNLAVSTATRLVRPGPEVSRDEARAIVAELRRHAKSSEAHVRAFTRMAQPDALGETPLDTPVLVVDRPGWIKANVAGFRAVLKPLLAKMEDRRATVPGGAVLGAVGGKVTGVELGMLLSFLASRVLGQYETFAPASRDLPAASQGGRLLLVAPNIVHVERELEVDPHDFRLWVCLHEETHRTQFTAVPWLRDHIEGEIQSFLGETDIDPGTLLERLREAAQSLAGAKPEGEEGDDGGHSLVDLVQTPVQREILSRLTAVMSLLEGHADYVMDGVGPDVVPSVAEIREKFQKRRASGAGRLDQALRKLLGLDAKLRQYRDGERFVRAVAEEVGMDGFNRVWTSPNTLPTKQEIAKPADWIARVHRKADGAP; from the coding sequence ATGACGCGCATCGGTGGAACCGAGATGGTGGACTGGAATCTCGCGGTGTCGACCGCGACCCGCCTCGTACGCCCCGGCCCAGAGGTGAGTCGCGATGAGGCGCGGGCGATCGTGGCCGAATTGCGCAGGCATGCCAAGTCCTCCGAGGCCCATGTGCGCGCCTTCACCCGCATGGCACAGCCCGATGCCCTGGGCGAGACACCGCTCGACACGCCGGTCCTGGTCGTGGACCGCCCCGGCTGGATCAAGGCCAACGTCGCCGGTTTCCGCGCCGTCCTCAAGCCGCTGCTGGCCAAGATGGAGGACCGGCGCGCCACCGTCCCCGGCGGCGCCGTCCTCGGTGCCGTCGGCGGCAAGGTGACCGGCGTCGAGCTGGGCATGCTGCTGTCGTTCCTGGCCTCCCGCGTCCTGGGCCAGTACGAGACCTTCGCGCCCGCCTCCCGGGACCTGCCGGCCGCCTCCCAGGGCGGCCGCCTCCTCCTGGTGGCGCCCAACATCGTCCACGTGGAGCGCGAGCTGGAGGTCGACCCGCACGACTTCCGGCTGTGGGTCTGCCTCCACGAGGAGACCCACCGCACCCAGTTCACCGCCGTGCCCTGGCTGCGCGACCACATCGAGGGCGAGATCCAGTCGTTCCTCGGCGAGACCGACATCGACCCGGGCACCCTCCTGGAGCGCCTGCGCGAGGCCGCCCAGTCGCTGGCCGGCGCCAAGCCCGAGGGCGAGGAGGGAGACGACGGCGGGCACTCCCTGGTCGACCTCGTCCAGACGCCCGTCCAGCGCGAGATCCTCTCCCGCCTGACCGCCGTGATGTCCCTGCTGGAGGGCCACGCCGACTACGTCATGGACGGCGTCGGCCCCGACGTGGTGCCCTCCGTCGCCGAGATCCGCGAGAAGTTCCAGAAGCGCCGGGCCAGCGGCGCGGGCCGGCTCGACCAGGCGCTGCGTAAACTGCTCGGGCTGGACGCCAAGCTGCGCCAGTACCGCGACGGCGAGCGGTTCGTGCGCGCCGTCGCCGAAGAGGTCGGCATGGACGGTTTCAACCGCGTGTGGACCTCACCCAACACCCTCCCCACCAAGCAGGAGATCGCCAAACCGGCGGACTGGATCGCGCGGGTGCACCGCAAGGCGGACGGGGCGCCGTGA
- the tilS gene encoding tRNA lysidine(34) synthetase TilS, whose protein sequence is MGPHPAVAAIRLAVRRVLHDVLTHHHAQGRHDPPLVLVACSGGADSMALASALAFEAPKLGVRAGGVTVDHGLQGGSDLRAAEVALRLRALRLDPVETLTVEVGRDGGPEAAARDARYAALDAAAERHGAAAVLLGHTRDDQAETVLLGLARGSGTRSLSGMAATSGTDGRYRRPFLDVDRQTARKACLMQSLPVWDDPHNNDPAYTRSRLRHEGLPALEKALGKGVVEALARTAQLSRDDADALDAWAAAAEAAVFDDAGTMDIAALYALPPAVRRRVLRRAVIAAGSPAGSLFARHIEEVDRLITAWRGQGAINLPGRVGVRRQGGRLVIRQG, encoded by the coding sequence ATGGGTCCCCATCCAGCGGTCGCCGCGATACGCCTGGCGGTCCGCCGCGTACTCCACGACGTGCTCACCCACCACCACGCGCAGGGGCGGCACGACCCGCCGCTCGTGCTCGTCGCCTGCTCCGGCGGCGCCGACTCCATGGCGCTTGCCTCCGCCCTCGCCTTCGAAGCCCCCAAACTCGGCGTACGAGCCGGAGGCGTGACCGTCGACCACGGTCTCCAAGGCGGCTCCGACCTCCGCGCCGCCGAGGTCGCCCTGCGCCTGCGGGCCCTGCGGCTCGATCCCGTAGAGACCCTCACCGTCGAGGTCGGCCGGGACGGAGGCCCCGAAGCCGCTGCCCGTGACGCCCGCTACGCCGCCCTCGACGCCGCCGCCGAACGCCACGGCGCCGCCGCGGTCCTGCTCGGCCACACCCGCGACGACCAGGCCGAGACCGTGCTGCTGGGCCTGGCCCGCGGCTCCGGCACCCGCTCGCTGTCCGGCATGGCCGCCACCAGCGGCACCGACGGGCGCTACCGTCGCCCCTTCCTCGACGTCGACCGCCAGACCGCCCGCAAAGCCTGCCTGATGCAGTCCCTGCCCGTCTGGGACGACCCCCACAACAACGACCCCGCCTACACCCGCTCCCGGCTGCGCCACGAAGGACTGCCCGCCCTGGAAAAGGCGCTGGGCAAGGGCGTCGTCGAGGCGCTCGCCCGCACCGCCCAGCTCTCCCGTGACGACGCCGACGCGCTCGACGCCTGGGCCGCCGCCGCCGAGGCCGCCGTGTTCGACGACGCGGGCACGATGGACATCGCCGCGCTCTACGCCCTGCCGCCCGCGGTGCGCCGCCGGGTGCTGCGCCGGGCCGTCATCGCCGCCGGTTCACCGGCCGGTTCGCTCTTCGCCCGCCACATCGAAGAAGTGGACCGGCTGATCACCGCCTGGCGCGGTCAGGGAGCCATCAACCTCCCCGGGCGCGTCGGAGTCCGTCGGCAGGGTGGCAGACTGGTCATCCGGCAGGGCTGA
- the leuE gene encoding leucine efflux protein LeuE: protein MLGITDLSTYLVGLALIILLPGPNSLYVVSVAARRGPRTAYRAALGVLCGDTVLMTLSAGGVASLLQTTPILFSIVKFAGAGYLTWLAIGMLRGAWSLWRGRETRRAERSGKPAAPKETVERPYRRALVISLLNPKAILFFISFFVQFVDPSYAHPVLSFVTLGAWAQLFSFTYLSVLIFSGTYLAATFRRRRKLTAGLSAGAGAAFLAFAAKLSLASASS, encoded by the coding sequence ATGCTGGGAATAACGGATCTCTCCACCTATCTGGTGGGCCTCGCGCTGATCATCCTCCTGCCCGGGCCGAATTCGCTCTACGTCGTCTCCGTCGCCGCCCGCCGCGGCCCGCGCACCGCCTATCGCGCCGCGCTCGGCGTGCTGTGCGGCGACACGGTCCTGATGACCCTGTCGGCCGGCGGCGTCGCCTCGCTTCTGCAAACGACCCCGATCCTGTTCTCGATCGTGAAATTCGCCGGGGCGGGCTATCTGACCTGGCTGGCGATCGGCATGCTGCGGGGCGCCTGGTCCCTGTGGCGCGGCCGCGAGACCCGCCGCGCGGAGCGGTCCGGCAAGCCCGCGGCCCCGAAGGAAACGGTCGAACGCCCCTACCGCCGCGCGCTGGTGATCAGCCTCCTGAACCCGAAGGCGATCCTGTTCTTCATCTCCTTCTTCGTGCAGTTCGTCGACCCGTCCTACGCGCACCCGGTCCTGTCCTTCGTCACCCTCGGCGCCTGGGCCCAGCTCTTCAGCTTCACCTACCTCTCGGTCCTGATCTTCAGCGGTACGTACCTGGCGGCGACCTTCCGCCGCCGCCGCAAGCTCACCGCGGGCCTGTCGGCGGGCGCCGGCGCGGCGTTCCTCGCCTTCGCCGCCAAGCTGTCGCTGGCGAGCGCGAGCAGCTAG